A stretch of the Nicotiana tabacum cultivar K326 chromosome 6, ASM71507v2, whole genome shotgun sequence genome encodes the following:
- the LOC107809119 gene encoding histone deacetylase 5 isoform X2 — protein sequence MASNSRRVGLIYDDRMCKHFDPDDQYHPENPNRIRSIWKKLESSGITQRCIVMNGKEAEDKDIALVHTKAHIDLIRNISSKKIGLKRNKIAAKFNSIYFNEGSSEAAYLSAGSVVQVAEKVAEGELDSAFAVVRPPGHHAEENEPMGFCLYNNVAIAARYLLDERHDLGIKKILIVDWDVHHGNGTQKMFWDDPRVLFFSVHRHDFGSFYPGGEDGSHVMTGEGPGAGYNINVPWENGRCGDADYLAVWDHVLIPVAKEFGPDIILISAGFDAAIGDPLGGCRVSPYGYSVMLHKLLEFAGGKIVMALEGGYNLESIANSVQACIEVLLKQKPIAGSSEAYPFESTWRVIQAVRDKLSAFWQPLTERLTEKTTSMRTPYIQAISSDSEDEYDTSQTVSQELEKDIENIIQPFSDLKVNDGQACTISHTWRAELSKIDIWYATFGSNMYQSRFLCYIAGGQVEGMQKPCIGSLDKSKPKEIIWKTFPHRLFFARERTTTWGPGGVAFLHPESNSEEKAYMCLYRITLEQFNDVLLQENVTNFDMNSPLFDMTDLQSIENSKCVSAEAVKNGWYHNVLYLGKENGLPILTMTCQLSDIDNFKSGKVLMCKPSKEYANTLIRGLVEGKQLSEEEATIYIQEAASRVL from the exons ATGGCATCCAACTCTAGACGAGTTGGGCTGATATACGATGATCGAATGTGTAAGCATTTTGATCCAGACGATCAGTATCATCCCGAGAACCCGAATCGTATACGTTCCATTTGGAAAAAGCTAGAATCTTCTGGAATTACTCAGAG ATGTATTGTTATGAATGGGAAGGAGGCAGAAGATAAAGATATAGCTTTGGTTCATACAAAAGCTCATATTGACTTGATTAGGAATATAAGTTCAAAAAAAATTGGTTTAAAAAGAAATAAGATTGCTGCTAAGTTTAATTCCATATATTTCAACGAAGGCTCTTCAGAAGCTGCTTATCTTTCTGCTGGTTCTGTCGTACAG GTTGCTGAGAAAGTTGCTGAAGGAGAACTAGACTCTGCCTTTGCCGTTGTTAGGCCTCCTGGACATCATGCTGAAGAAAATGAACCAATGGGATTTTGTTTGTACAACAATGTTGCTATAGCAGCACGTTATCTCTTGGATGAAAGA CATGATTTGGGGATTAAGAAAATTTTGATTGTTGATTGGGATGTCCATCATGGAAATGGCACTCAAAAGATGTTCTGGGATGACCCTCGAGTACTCTTTTTTTCTGTGCATAG GCACGATTTTGGAAGTTTTTATCCTGGTGGTGAAGATGGGTCACATGTCATGACTGGTGAAGGGCCAGGAGCAGGATATAATATAAATGTTCCTTGGGAGAATGGCCGCTGTGGTGATGCAGACTATCTTGCTGTGTGGGATCATGTCTTGATTCCTGTTGCCAAAGAATTTGGTCCTGACATCATCCTGATCTCTGCAGGATTTGATGCAG CTATTGGTGATCCTCTTGGTGGATGTCGTGTTAGTCCATATGGATATTCTGTGATGTTGCACAAG TTGTTGGAGTTTGCCGGAGGCAAGATTGTAATGGCACTAGAAGGCGGATATAATCTGGAGTCTATAGCAAATTCTGTCCAAGCTTGTATTGAAGTGTTACTAAAGCAAAAACCGATTGCTGGATCTTCTGAGGCATATCCATTTGAATCCACATGGCGAGTGATACAGGCT GTACGTGACAAATTGAGTGCATTTTGGCAACCACTTACTGAGAGATTAACGGAAAAAACAACTAGTATGAGAACTCCTTACATTCAG GCCATTAGCTCTGATTCTGAAGATGAGTACGATACCTCTCAGACGGTATCGCAAGAACTCGAGAAGGATATTGAGAATATCATACAACCATTTTCAGACCTGAAAGTTAATGATG GTCAAGCATGCACAATTTCTCACACTTGGAGGGCAGAGCTTTCGAAGATTGATATATGGTATGCCACATTTGGGTCAAATATGTATCAATCAAGGTTCCTTTGCTATATTGCAGGAGGACAG GTGGAAGGCATGCAAAAGCCATGTATTGGTTCGTTGGATAAAAGCAAGCCAAAGGAGATCATATGGAAAACTTTTCCTCATCGTTTGTTCTTTGCTCGCGAGCGTACAACTACATGGGGTCCGGGTGGGGTTGCTTTTCTTCACCCTGAAAGCAACAGTGAAGAAAAAGCTTATATGTGCCTATATAGGATAAC gCTTGAGCAATTTAATGATGTTTTACTTCAAGAGAATGTTACGAACTTTGACATGAACTCCCCTTTGTTTGACATGACTGACTTACAATCTATTGAAAACAGCAAATGTGTTTCAGCAGAGGCTGTCAAG AATGGCTGGTACCATAATGTTCTTTACCTTGGAAAGGAGAATGGTCTTCCTATTTTGACAATGAC ATGCCAACTCTCAGATATTGATAACTTCAAATCAGGTAAAGTACTTATGTGCAAACCATCTAAAGAATATGCCAATACTCTGATTAGAGGGTTGGTAGAAGGAAAGCAGCTCTCAGAAGAGGAAGCCACCATTTACATACAAGAAGCAGCTAGCAGAGTATTGTGA
- the LOC107809119 gene encoding histone deacetylase 5 isoform X1 yields MASNSRRVGLIYDDRMCKHFDPDDQYHPENPNRIRSIWKKLESSGITQRCIVMNGKEAEDKDIALVHTKAHIDLIRNISSKKIGLKRNKIAAKFNSIYFNEGSSEAAYLSAGSVVQVAEKVAEGELDSAFAVVRPPGHHAEENEPMGFCLYNNVAIAARYLLDERHDLGIKKILIVDWDVHHGNGTQKMFWDDPRVLFFSVHRHDFGSFYPGGEDGSHVMTGEGPGAGYNINVPWENGRCGDADYLAVWDHVLIPVAKEFGPDIILISAGFDAAIGDPLGGCRVSPYGYSVMLHKLLEFAGGKIVMALEGGYNLESIANSVQACIEVLLKQKPIAGSSEAYPFESTWRVIQAVRDKLSAFWQPLTERLTEKTTSMRTPYIQAISSDSEDEYDTSQTVSQELEKDIENIIQPFSDLKVNDVYIGQACTISHTWRAELSKIDIWYATFGSNMYQSRFLCYIAGGQVEGMQKPCIGSLDKSKPKEIIWKTFPHRLFFARERTTTWGPGGVAFLHPESNSEEKAYMCLYRITLEQFNDVLLQENVTNFDMNSPLFDMTDLQSIENSKCVSAEAVKNGWYHNVLYLGKENGLPILTMTCQLSDIDNFKSGKVLMCKPSKEYANTLIRGLVEGKQLSEEEATIYIQEAASRVL; encoded by the exons ATGGCATCCAACTCTAGACGAGTTGGGCTGATATACGATGATCGAATGTGTAAGCATTTTGATCCAGACGATCAGTATCATCCCGAGAACCCGAATCGTATACGTTCCATTTGGAAAAAGCTAGAATCTTCTGGAATTACTCAGAG ATGTATTGTTATGAATGGGAAGGAGGCAGAAGATAAAGATATAGCTTTGGTTCATACAAAAGCTCATATTGACTTGATTAGGAATATAAGTTCAAAAAAAATTGGTTTAAAAAGAAATAAGATTGCTGCTAAGTTTAATTCCATATATTTCAACGAAGGCTCTTCAGAAGCTGCTTATCTTTCTGCTGGTTCTGTCGTACAG GTTGCTGAGAAAGTTGCTGAAGGAGAACTAGACTCTGCCTTTGCCGTTGTTAGGCCTCCTGGACATCATGCTGAAGAAAATGAACCAATGGGATTTTGTTTGTACAACAATGTTGCTATAGCAGCACGTTATCTCTTGGATGAAAGA CATGATTTGGGGATTAAGAAAATTTTGATTGTTGATTGGGATGTCCATCATGGAAATGGCACTCAAAAGATGTTCTGGGATGACCCTCGAGTACTCTTTTTTTCTGTGCATAG GCACGATTTTGGAAGTTTTTATCCTGGTGGTGAAGATGGGTCACATGTCATGACTGGTGAAGGGCCAGGAGCAGGATATAATATAAATGTTCCTTGGGAGAATGGCCGCTGTGGTGATGCAGACTATCTTGCTGTGTGGGATCATGTCTTGATTCCTGTTGCCAAAGAATTTGGTCCTGACATCATCCTGATCTCTGCAGGATTTGATGCAG CTATTGGTGATCCTCTTGGTGGATGTCGTGTTAGTCCATATGGATATTCTGTGATGTTGCACAAG TTGTTGGAGTTTGCCGGAGGCAAGATTGTAATGGCACTAGAAGGCGGATATAATCTGGAGTCTATAGCAAATTCTGTCCAAGCTTGTATTGAAGTGTTACTAAAGCAAAAACCGATTGCTGGATCTTCTGAGGCATATCCATTTGAATCCACATGGCGAGTGATACAGGCT GTACGTGACAAATTGAGTGCATTTTGGCAACCACTTACTGAGAGATTAACGGAAAAAACAACTAGTATGAGAACTCCTTACATTCAG GCCATTAGCTCTGATTCTGAAGATGAGTACGATACCTCTCAGACGGTATCGCAAGAACTCGAGAAGGATATTGAGAATATCATACAACCATTTTCAGACCTGAAAGTTAATGATG TTTACATAGGTCAAGCATGCACAATTTCTCACACTTGGAGGGCAGAGCTTTCGAAGATTGATATATGGTATGCCACATTTGGGTCAAATATGTATCAATCAAGGTTCCTTTGCTATATTGCAGGAGGACAG GTGGAAGGCATGCAAAAGCCATGTATTGGTTCGTTGGATAAAAGCAAGCCAAAGGAGATCATATGGAAAACTTTTCCTCATCGTTTGTTCTTTGCTCGCGAGCGTACAACTACATGGGGTCCGGGTGGGGTTGCTTTTCTTCACCCTGAAAGCAACAGTGAAGAAAAAGCTTATATGTGCCTATATAGGATAAC gCTTGAGCAATTTAATGATGTTTTACTTCAAGAGAATGTTACGAACTTTGACATGAACTCCCCTTTGTTTGACATGACTGACTTACAATCTATTGAAAACAGCAAATGTGTTTCAGCAGAGGCTGTCAAG AATGGCTGGTACCATAATGTTCTTTACCTTGGAAAGGAGAATGGTCTTCCTATTTTGACAATGAC ATGCCAACTCTCAGATATTGATAACTTCAAATCAGGTAAAGTACTTATGTGCAAACCATCTAAAGAATATGCCAATACTCTGATTAGAGGGTTGGTAGAAGGAAAGCAGCTCTCAGAAGAGGAAGCCACCATTTACATACAAGAAGCAGCTAGCAGAGTATTGTGA
- the LOC107809126 gene encoding DNAJ protein JJJ1 homolog has translation MASSEKRCLYEVLGVNRDCTPDEIRSAYRRLALQRHPDKLVKSGVPESEATAAFQELVNAYEVLSDARERAWYDSHRSQILFSSNSGPTNSSNSGSVPDLFSFFSNSVYSGYSDTGKGFYKVYGDLFEKIYQNDLNFARTLGIGLPKEAPLMGKLDSPYAQVTAFYNYWLGFVTVMDFCWVDQYDVMAGPNRKSRRVMEEENKKLRKKARREYNETVRGLAEFVKKRDKRVIDMQMKRNEEMERKREKERERKKELEREKAEKAKKYVEPDWAKAEELEDEEIEEEWDEDGKRKADGNELYCVVCSKKFKSEKQWKNHEQSKKHKEKVASLREAFDDEDDEYEGLVEDGASEEQKVADGDITADLSADDGVDELAEQFEGSTRIQEDECEDDEVQSSDEDETTSKGLDDGLNYRSGNDSKGVADEPGLDDDEASVLEAMVSGRKSRKNAGPGGSRQASAKNVQGESSNDEMDFMEYNNRRSTRRNRGGRRQRNRRPQEEEDEEGGGDVRSYATKVGIDTELDTAYNESSAFEEPSSESPAETANDHKGSDVSRNSEKVPSQGMAKKTTAKKEKNTKSKDATKGRKHKGTSKFSSNSCETCGEEFDTRNQLHKHLGATGHAKLKSR, from the exons ATGGCGTCGTCGGAGAAAAGATGCCTCTACGAGGTCCTAGGCGTGAACCGTGACTGCACCCCCGACGAGATCCGGTCCGCCTACAGGCGGCTCGCTCTGCAACGCCACCCTGACAAGCTAGTCAAATCCGGCGTACCGGAATCCGAAGCCACAGCTGCGTTTCAGGAGCTCGTCAACGCCTACGAAGTCCTGTCCGACGCGCGGGAGCGCGCTTGGTACGACTCGCACCGCTCTCAGATACTCTTCTCGTCCAATTCCGGTCCAACGAATTCGTCTAATTCCGGTTCTGTCCCCGACTTATTCTCCTTCTTTTCCAATTCAGTGTATTCTGGTTACTCCGATACAGGCAAGGGCTTTTACAAGGTCTATGGTGATCTCTTCGAGAAAATCTACCAAAACGATTTGAATTTTGCGAGGACGCTAGGTATAGGTTTGCCAAAAGAAGCTCCTCTCATGGGAAAGTTGGACAGTCCATATGCTCAG GTGACAGCATTCTATAACTATTGGTTAGGATTTGTTACTGTGATGGATTTTTGTTGGGTAGATCAGTATGACGTGATGGCGGGACCCAATAGAAAGTCAAGGAGGGTGATGGAGGAGGAGAACAAGAAGCTGAGGAAAAAGGCACGAAGGGAATACAACGAGACTGTTAGAGGATTGGCGGAGTTTGTGAAAAAGAGAGATAAGAGGGTGATTGACATGCAGATGAAGAGGAATGAGGAAATGGAGAGGAAGAGGGAAAAGGAACGGGAGAGAAAGAAGGAGTTAGAGAGAGAGAAGGCTGAGAAAGCAAAGAAATACGTGGAGCCTGATTGGGCGAAGGCGGAGGAGTTGGAAGATGAAGAAATTGAGGAGGAATGGGATGAGGATGGGAAAAGGAAGGCAGATGGGAATGAATTGTACTGTGTGGTGTGTTCGAAGAAGTTCAAGAGCGAGAAACAGTGGAAAAATCATGAGCAATCCAAGAAGCATAAGGAGAAGGTGGCATCTTTGAGAGAAGCTTTTGATGACGAAGATGATGAATACGAAGGGTTGGTGGAGGATGGGGCAAGTGAGGAGCAAAAGGTAGCTGATGGTGATATAACAGCTGATTTATCTGCGGATGATGGAGTGGATGAGTTAGCAGAGCAATTTGAAGGTAGTACGCGAATTCAAGAAGATGAATGTGAGGATGATGAGGTTCAAAGCAGCGACGAAGATGAGACCACATCAAAGGGATTAGATGATGGGTTAAATTATCGAAGTGGCAATGATTCAAAGGGAGTAGCTGATGAACCTGGATTAGATGATGATGAAGCAAGTGTTCTTGAAGCTATGGTATCTGGCCGCAAAAGTAGGAAGAATGCAGGTCCAGGTGGCAGTCGTCAAGCTTCAGCAAAGAATGTTCAGGGTGAAAGCAGTAACGATGAAATGGacttcatggaatataataatcGTAGAAGTACTAGGAGAAATAGGGGTGGCCGGAGACAAAGAAACAGGAGAccacaagaagaagaagacgaagaaggtGGAGGAGATGTTAGATCTTATGCAACTAAAGTTGGTATTGATACTGAGTTAGATACTGCATATAATGAGAGCTCAGCTTTCGAGGAGCCGTCATCAGAGTCTCCAGCAGAAACTGCTAATGATCACAAAGGAAGTGACGTTTCGCGAAATAGTGAAAAAGTTCCAAGCCAAGGTATGGCCAAGAAAACTACCGCAAAGAAGGAGAAGAATACCAAATCAAAAGATGCAACCAAAGGAAGGAAACATAAG GGAACATCCAAATTTTCTAGCAACTCGTGCGAGACATGTGGGGAGGAATTTGATACAAG GAATCAGTTACATAAGCATCTAGGAGCGACGGGGCATGCCAAACTAAAGTCTCGGTGA